TCCGTCGCGGGTGCGCCCGGTCCAGGGGATCTGATGCGTGCCGGCGCGCACGGGGCCATCTACGAGCGTGGCCACCCGTCGGCCCATCATGTCGTAGACCGTGAGCGTCACGTCGGTCTGTTCGGGAAGGGCAAACTTGATCGTCGTCCGGTCGCCGAAGGGATTCGGGGCGTTGCCTGCGAACTGCGCCGCGGCCGCGGGGGAGAGCTCGTGGACGGGATCGAAGTTGACCTCCAGTCGGCCGTCGTCCTTGGTCGGGCAGGTGCTGGCGGCGATGGCGAAGTACGTCGACGGGTCTCCGATCGTGGTCTGTGTCAGATCGAAGACGGCCGCCGCGGGCGGATTTTGTGGGTCGTCCGCCGTCCACGTGTCTCCGCTCCGCGTGAAGCCGCTTGGCTCGCCGGTCACCGTGAAGTTCTCCAGCTTCGTATACTCGATCTCTTCGAGGCCATCCGTGTTGGTAAAGGTGGCGGTCACCACGCCGGGGCTTCCGTCCTCAGGGGGCGTAACGGACTCGCCTAGGGTGGTGGCGGTGCACTCGGGCGTCGGGTCGCCGTCTGTGCAGGCCGCCACCGGCTCCGGGCTGAAGTCGACCGTCACGGCCCCTACGACCGCGTCGCCAGTGCCGGGGTAGTCACCGCTCGGCCCGCTGGACGCGCCCCAGTAGTTGCCGGAGGCGGTCAGAATTTGCCCGCCGGACGACCGTACGCCCACGCTGCTGTTGTTGGAGATGCAGTTGCCGGTGACCTGCACGTTTTGCCCGGGAGTGTCGGCGTCGACGCCGAAGGCCCAGTCGGAAATGTTGTTTTCCGTGATCTCCGTGCCGCTGACTCCAGATCGGATCCGGAGTCCCGCTCCGCTCCCCGGCCCCCCAAGATTGTTGGCCGAAAATGTGTGGCCGCTCGTGTTCGCTTGGACAAAAATCCCGGCTGTCTCCCCGCCAACGAGGCCGCCGGTGATCTTGAAGCCGTCAATCGTGACGTTGTCGGCGGCCACCTCGAAAGCGTCCACGGTGGGCGTAGACGCGTCCTGCAGGGTCAAGGCCTTGTCCACGGTCACGGTCTCCGCGTAGGTGCCGTCGTGGACCTCCACGGTCTCGCCGGGGGCCGCCGCGGTGACGGCCGGCGAAATCGGCGAGTAGATTTTCTGGACGCCGGATTCGTCTTTGACGTCTCCGTTCGCGTTCCGAATCACGACGGCCCGATCAAAGGTGTTGTCGGCGAGAAGGGCGTCTAAGTCCAGGGCTGCTGTTTTGTCCTCGACCTGCAATTCGGTGTTGTTAAAGCTGTTGCCTGCGACGGTCGTGGTGCCCGCAGTGCCGTCTTCAAACCCGAATCCGACGCCGACCGTCGATGTGGTGGGGGCGGACTGGACCGTGGACACGTCGTTGCCGGACGCGTCGACCCCCGTGGGGGTTTGGCCGTGATTGTCGGTGCCCCGGACGACGATCCCGAACGCCCACGTCGTGGCGTCCATCCCGACGTTCGCAACCGTGTTGCCCGTGACGGTTGCGCCGTCCACGTGGCCCTGAATGCTGATGCCGGCCGCGCCCCCTTTTGTATCCCGCCCGTCCAGGTTTTGAACCTTGTTGTCGGCAATCGTCAGGTCGTCGATGGCGTCGCCGCTGTTGCCACCGAAGGCCACGATGCCCCCTAAGCCCTCCCAAGGGGGAAGCCCACTTTCTTCAAAATCGCGGACGACGGTGTTGGCCACCACCACATTGTCTGGGGCATTGCTGACGCGAAGCGCCTCCGCCGTCGTGTTAGAGGTCGCAGGGGGCGGGGCCACGTCGAACCCGTCGAGGGTCACGTCGGAGGCCGAGATCACCACCTGTCCCTCGATGGTCGCCTCACCGCCGCGGGGACTGTCACCTGGCGTACCAGCGTTTGCGCCCTTGAGAGTGAGTTGTTTGTCCACGGTGACATTTTCGGTGTAAAGGCCCTCCAGTACCTGGATGGTGGTATTCGTCCCCGTCGCGTCGATGGCGTTTTGAATAGACGCGTAGTCGGCGGGCCCGTCGTCGTCGACGGTGATCGTGACGCTGCTACTCAGGGTCTGGCTTGTGTTTGGCGTGCCCGGTGTGCTGGCAAGAGGGCCCGTCCAGGTGAAGTCGCTGTA
This portion of the Salinibacter grassmerensis genome encodes:
- a CDS encoding FlgD immunoglobulin-like domain containing protein, with the translated sequence MWSLHPAGRALFLSLLFALSPLPAQAQTPNAWINEVHYDNAGGDTDEVVEVVIEDAGSVALGRFQVLHYNGADGDSDAADPVPLDAFTPGATTGGFSLYSYNYTDNGETLQNGTEALALCFDSNDDGTFEALVSSGGTDQFLSYEGTLTGTSGDGCAGGKTSTPIGADESTPPPVGESVQLEGSGTAYSDFTWTGPLASTPGTPNTSQTLSSSVTITVDDDGPADYASIQNAIDATGTNTTIQVLEGLYTENVTVDKQLTLKGANAGTPGDSPRGGEATIEGQVVISASDVTLDGFDVAPPPATSNTTAEALRVSNAPDNVVVANTVVRDFEESGLPPWEGLGGIVAFGGNSGDAIDDLTIADNKVQNLDGRDTKGGAAGISIQGHVDGATVTGNTVANVGMDATTWAFGIVVRGTDNHGQTPTGVDASGNDVSTVQSAPTTSTVGVGFGFEDGTAGTTTVAGNSFNNTELQVEDKTAALDLDALLADNTFDRAVVIRNANGDVKDESGVQKIYSPISPAVTAAAPGETVEVHDGTYAETVTVDKALTLQDASTPTVDAFEVAADNVTIDGFKITGGLVGGETAGIFVQANTSGHTFSANNLGGPGSGAGLRIRSGVSGTEITENNISDWAFGVDADTPGQNVQVTGNCISNNSSVGVRSSGGQILTASGNYWGASSGPSGDYPGTGDAVVGAVTVDFSPEPVAACTDGDPTPECTATTLGESVTPPEDGSPGVVTATFTNTDGLEEIEYTKLENFTVTGEPSGFTRSGDTWTADDPQNPPAAAVFDLTQTTIGDPSTYFAIAASTCPTKDDGRLEVNFDPVHELSPAAAAQFAGNAPNPFGDRTTIKFALPEQTDVTLTVYDMMGRRVATLVDGPVRAGTHQIPWTGRTRDGQALASGVYLLRLRTGEQAFTRRMTLVR